One Nocardia sp. BMG111209 DNA segment encodes these proteins:
- a CDS encoding DUF742 domain-containing protein: MSYFRGDPWAADEDPGPLVRPFAVTRGRAGKYVNTLDMLSLVVAVRSETEAATLDREYAEIVRLCQARPVSIAELAAHLNLLLAAVKVLVGDLIESGYLIFRSPTPAANTPDPELLQAVLDGIRNI, encoded by the coding sequence GTGAGCTATTTCCGCGGCGATCCCTGGGCGGCGGACGAGGATCCCGGCCCACTGGTGCGGCCCTTCGCGGTGACCCGCGGCCGCGCCGGGAAGTATGTCAACACACTCGACATGCTGAGCCTGGTGGTCGCCGTCCGATCCGAGACCGAGGCCGCGACGCTGGACCGGGAATACGCGGAGATCGTGCGCCTGTGCCAGGCCCGGCCGGTGTCGATCGCCGAACTCGCCGCTCACCTCAACCTGTTGCTGGCCGCGGTCAAGGTCCTCGTCGGTGACCTGATCGAATCCGGCTACCTCATCTTCCGGTCGCCGACCCCGGCCGCGAACACCCCCGATCCGGAACTACTGCAGGCGGTGCTCGATGGCATACGCAATATCTGA
- a CDS encoding ATP/GTP-binding protein, with the protein MAYAISEYADPERLNTVQTIKLLIAGGFGVGKTTMVGAVSEIAPLRTEERLSEIGTAVDDLTGVEGKSTTTVALDFGRITINPELVVYLFGTPGQDRFWFVWKELSVGAIGAVVLADTRRLPESFAAVDYFESRGIPFVVAANCFDGAEIYAEDEIRGALDLSAGIPVQLCDARNRESVKNVLVRLLQHIQATAAVR; encoded by the coding sequence ATGGCATACGCAATATCTGAATACGCCGATCCCGAACGCCTGAACACGGTGCAGACGATCAAGCTGCTGATCGCGGGCGGATTCGGCGTCGGCAAGACGACCATGGTCGGCGCGGTCAGCGAGATCGCCCCGCTGCGCACCGAGGAGCGGCTGTCCGAAATCGGTACCGCCGTCGACGATCTGACGGGTGTGGAGGGCAAGTCCACCACCACCGTGGCGCTGGACTTCGGCCGCATCACGATCAATCCGGAACTGGTCGTCTATCTGTTCGGCACGCCGGGACAGGACCGCTTCTGGTTCGTCTGGAAGGAACTGTCGGTCGGCGCGATCGGCGCGGTGGTGCTCGCGGACACCCGGCGGCTACCCGAATCCTTCGCCGCGGTGGACTATTTCGAATCGCGGGGGATCCCGTTCGTGGTCGCGGCGAACTGCTTCGACGGCGCCGAGATCTACGCCGAGGACGAGATCCGCGGCGCGCTGGACCTTTCCGCCGGGATCCCGGTGCAGCTGTGCGATGCCCGCAACCGGGAATCGGTCAAGAACGTGCTCGTCCGGCTGCTGCAACACATCCAGGCAACCGCCGCCGTCCGCTGA
- a CDS encoding HAMP domain-containing sensor histidine kinase: MTRSTIRMRLTLLYAGAFFLAGAVLIALMYFSLDQWLERRPGAALRQILMQNLPEPPMRAKTVFTENIYDALVDQAERQRRDTLRAMLGWSLAALAAVGVVAAGFGWLLAGRVLQPLQRVTATARRVADRNLHERIALAGPPDEIKDLADTFDAMLERLDRAFDGQRRFVANASHELRTPLAINRTLLEVALDDPAAALALRQLGTTLLEVNRRHERLIDGLLVLAGSEQHLTEVRRTDLAELTARAIAAVPPGEVTVRAETAPAPVTGDPILLERLAHNLIDNAVRYNLPRDGWVTITTAVTEGTARLIVANSGPIVAALEVDGLFEPFRRLPDEAAEGGRRGAGLGLSIVRSVARAHGGTVTAVARPEGGLAITVVLPAPR, translated from the coding sequence ATGACCCGCTCGACGATCCGGATGCGGCTGACCCTGCTCTACGCGGGGGCGTTCTTCCTGGCCGGCGCGGTGCTGATCGCGCTGATGTACTTCTCCCTGGACCAGTGGCTGGAGCGACGGCCGGGCGCCGCGCTGCGGCAGATCCTGATGCAGAACCTGCCCGAGCCGCCGATGCGCGCGAAAACGGTGTTCACCGAGAACATCTACGACGCCCTGGTCGATCAGGCCGAACGGCAGCGCCGGGACACCCTGCGTGCCATGCTCGGCTGGTCGCTGGCGGCGCTGGCCGCGGTCGGGGTGGTCGCCGCGGGCTTCGGCTGGCTGCTGGCCGGGCGGGTGCTGCAACCGTTGCAGCGCGTCACCGCGACCGCGCGCCGGGTCGCCGACCGGAACCTGCACGAACGCATCGCACTCGCGGGCCCGCCCGACGAGATCAAGGATCTGGCCGACACTTTCGACGCGATGCTGGAACGGCTGGACCGCGCGTTCGACGGCCAGCGCCGCTTCGTCGCCAACGCGTCGCACGAACTGCGCACCCCGCTGGCGATCAACCGCACCCTGCTGGAGGTGGCCCTCGACGATCCGGCGGCGGCCCTGGCGCTGCGGCAGCTGGGAACCACACTGCTGGAGGTCAATCGGCGCCACGAGCGCCTGATCGACGGACTGCTGGTGCTGGCGGGCAGCGAACAGCACCTCACCGAGGTCCGCCGCACCGATCTGGCCGAACTGACCGCGCGCGCGATCGCCGCCGTCCCGCCCGGGGAGGTGACCGTGCGGGCCGAGACGGCGCCCGCGCCGGTGACCGGTGATCCGATCCTGCTGGAACGCCTGGCGCACAACCTGATCGACAACGCCGTCCGCTACAACCTGCCGCGCGACGGCTGGGTCACGATCACCACGGCGGTCACCGAGGGCACGGCGCGGCTGATCGTGGCGAACAGCGGCCCGATCGTCGCGGCCCTCGAGGTGGACGGGCTGTTCGAACCGTTCCGCCGGCTGCCGGACGAGGCCGCGGAGGGCGGTCGCCGCGGCGCCGGGCTCGGATTGTCCATCGTCCGTTCGGTGGCCCGCGCGCACGGCGGCACCGTCACGGCCGTCGCGCGGCCGGAGGGCGGGCTGGCGATCACCGTCGTCCTGCCCGCCCCACGCTGA
- a CDS encoding hemophore-related protein produces MAVSRMSARSARMAAGLAIAGGIGVAGLLVPAVGAAQPPAGGEFLRTTCNAAQVESALHEHAPDLAARVDSHPEFRSRLDELLNLPPAEREQRIATFRQQHPDLGGHRPMPAGVDPGVVKGELQQVLDTCHNY; encoded by the coding sequence ATGGCTGTTTCGAGAATGTCCGCACGGTCCGCGCGGATGGCCGCCGGCCTGGCGATCGCCGGCGGTATCGGTGTGGCCGGTCTGCTGGTTCCCGCGGTCGGTGCCGCGCAGCCGCCGGCCGGCGGGGAATTTCTCCGGACCACCTGCAATGCGGCGCAGGTGGAGTCGGCGCTGCACGAGCATGCTCCCGATCTCGCGGCGCGCGTGGATTCGCATCCGGAATTCAGGAGCCGGCTCGACGAGTTGCTGAATCTGCCGCCCGCCGAACGGGAGCAGCGGATCGCGACCTTCCGGCAGCAGCATCCCGACCTCGGCGGCCACCGGCCGATGCCCGCGGGTGTCGACCCCGGCGTCGTGAAGGGCGAACTGCAGCAGGTTCTCGACACCTGCCACAACTACTGA
- a CDS encoding roadblock/LC7 domain-containing protein, producing MSTDAKAQKARNALDWLLDGLVTRVPGSEHALVLSADGLPLAHSKSLGREDSEHLAAIASALHSLARGVGERFDKGELQQTVVELARGYLVVTEAGQGTCLALLAEIDADLGLIAYEVNVILGQVGEQLSAMPRGAAGTLRAPLVS from the coding sequence ATGAGCACTGACGCGAAGGCCCAGAAGGCCCGCAACGCCCTGGACTGGCTCCTCGACGGACTCGTCACCCGGGTACCCGGGTCCGAACACGCGCTGGTGCTGTCGGCCGACGGCCTGCCGCTGGCGCATTCGAAGAGCCTGGGCCGCGAGGACTCCGAGCACCTCGCCGCCATCGCGTCCGCGCTGCACAGCCTGGCCCGCGGTGTCGGCGAGCGTTTCGACAAGGGCGAACTCCAGCAGACCGTGGTCGAACTGGCCAGGGGCTACCTGGTGGTGACCGAGGCGGGCCAGGGCACCTGCCTGGCCCTGCTCGCGGAGATCGACGCGGACCTCGGCCTGATCGCCTACGAGGTGAACGTCATCCTCGGACAGGTCGGCGAACAGTTGTCGGCGATGCCGCGCGGCGCGGCGGGCACCCTGCGGGCGCCGCTGGTGTCGTGA
- a CDS encoding response regulator transcription factor, with amino-acid sequence MRVLVVEDERLLADAIAVGLRRQAMAVDVVYDGGAALERATVNGYDVVVLDRQLPVTSGDDVCRALLESGSPSRILMLTAADAIAERVAGLGLGADDYLTKPFAFAELTARIHALGRRSGPATPPVLTRAGIRLDPQHHTVTRDDEPITLSRKEFAVLAELLRADGAPVSAEHLLEKAWDEHIDPFTGVVRYTIMMVRRKLGDPTLIETEPGVGYRIR; translated from the coding sequence GTGCGAGTACTCGTGGTGGAGGACGAACGGCTGCTGGCCGACGCGATCGCGGTCGGCCTGCGCCGGCAGGCCATGGCGGTCGACGTGGTCTACGACGGCGGCGCGGCGCTGGAGCGGGCCACGGTCAACGGCTACGACGTGGTCGTGCTCGACCGGCAACTGCCCGTCACCTCCGGCGACGACGTCTGCCGGGCCCTGCTGGAATCCGGTTCGCCCTCCCGCATTCTCATGCTGACCGCGGCCGACGCGATCGCCGAGCGGGTCGCGGGCCTGGGCCTCGGCGCCGACGACTACCTGACCAAACCGTTCGCCTTCGCCGAGCTGACCGCCCGCATCCACGCGCTGGGCCGCCGGTCCGGCCCCGCGACGCCGCCGGTGCTCACCCGCGCCGGTATCCGGCTGGATCCGCAGCACCACACCGTGACCCGCGACGACGAACCGATCACGTTGTCGCGCAAGGAGTTCGCGGTACTGGCCGAACTGCTGCGCGCCGACGGCGCGCCGGTCTCGGCGGAACATCTGCTGGAGAAGGCGTGGGACGAGCACATCGACCCGTTCACCGGCGTGGTCCGCTACACGATCATGATGGTCCGCCGCAAACTGGGCGACCCGACCCTGATCGAGACCGAACCCGGTGTGGGATACCGGATCCGATGA
- a CDS encoding nitrate- and nitrite sensing domain-containing protein — MLAIALVPSVALLITGTSIAVSLGDQARTAGRWSDLLSHRITPLVAFVTTMEDERTLSLMAATGDQQALADLPAQRTKTDAALADVNGLAVEMRPLNPGLATVSPEYLALGSRIGPLRQAVDQRRATTADVDDFFTGLLGTAPVGFEGIAHYTPDSMSGAEEMTTAAALRVVDNHSRAIGIADAALTGGTLGPDDRRDITALIGGYRTSLAALATRFTPGDRALYTTLTTSPQWHTASDSEDQLMSRGAPSVPVEEWRAAEQSVQAQLMGIFETHARYTNSLVGDAANRLLNRAILAAVGITVITIAVFGFAILLANGLVRRLRSLRSRSLELANDTLPSIIRRLNAGEQVDIEAEAAVLDDGADEIAQVAEAFTVAQRTAMAAASSEMRTRDGFNKVFVDIARRSQVLVRRQMDVLDIAQAKQNDPEHLEMLFQLDHLATRGRRNAENLLILGGAQPGRRWRESVAVEQIVRSAASETQDFARVSAIRLPDAWVHGNAVADLIHLLAELIDNATLFSPPEAPVTVHGNPVSRGMVIEIMDQGLGIRFDERERLNELLASPPEFEEMTLAGHRYLGLFVVGRLARRLGVTVSLHQSAYGGVNAIVLIPSEIMDTVAPERDSAPVETGRAAGRATVPQPVTDAVPPMPGSTVPQLPPWPVATPTAETDSPAADSGIDRSAAPVLRPSRRSRTPLPKRQRLTHLAPELRPDPAPGQTAAAESPADRRPPEEIRHSMAAFQRGTRRARETTARTEHENGRSEHEH, encoded by the coding sequence ATGCTCGCGATCGCGCTGGTGCCGTCCGTCGCCCTGCTGATCACGGGCACCAGCATCGCGGTGAGCCTGGGCGATCAGGCCCGCACGGCGGGCCGCTGGTCGGACCTGCTCAGTCATCGGATCACCCCGCTGGTCGCCTTCGTCACCACGATGGAGGACGAACGGACGCTGAGCCTGATGGCGGCCACGGGCGACCAGCAGGCCCTGGCCGATCTGCCCGCACAACGCACGAAAACCGATGCCGCCCTCGCCGATGTCAACGGGCTGGCGGTGGAGATGCGGCCGCTGAATCCGGGCCTGGCCACGGTGTCACCGGAGTATCTGGCCCTCGGCAGCCGGATCGGTCCCCTGCGCCAGGCCGTCGACCAGCGCCGGGCGACCACCGCCGACGTGGACGATTTCTTCACCGGGCTGCTCGGCACCGCGCCGGTGGGTTTCGAGGGTATCGCGCACTACACGCCGGATTCGATGAGCGGCGCCGAGGAGATGACGACTGCCGCCGCGCTCCGCGTGGTCGACAACCATTCGCGCGCAATCGGAATCGCGGACGCGGCGCTGACCGGCGGCACGCTCGGCCCGGATGACCGGCGCGACATCACCGCGCTGATCGGCGGCTATCGCACCTCGCTCGCGGCGCTGGCCACGCGGTTCACCCCCGGCGATCGAGCGCTGTACACCACATTGACCACGAGTCCGCAGTGGCACACGGCATCCGACTCGGAAGATCAGCTGATGTCGCGGGGAGCCCCGTCGGTTCCGGTCGAGGAGTGGCGCGCGGCCGAGCAGTCGGTGCAGGCCCAGCTCATGGGCATCTTCGAAACCCATGCGCGGTACACGAATTCACTGGTCGGCGATGCGGCGAACCGGCTGCTGAACCGCGCGATCCTGGCCGCGGTGGGCATCACGGTCATCACGATCGCCGTGTTCGGGTTCGCGATCCTGCTCGCGAACGGACTCGTGCGGCGCCTGCGCTCGCTGCGGTCCCGCAGTCTGGAGCTGGCTAACGACACCCTGCCGTCGATCATCCGGCGCCTCAACGCCGGTGAACAGGTCGACATCGAGGCCGAGGCGGCGGTGCTCGACGACGGTGCCGACGAGATCGCGCAGGTGGCCGAGGCGTTCACCGTCGCGCAGCGGACGGCCATGGCCGCCGCGAGTTCCGAGATGCGCACCCGGGACGGGTTCAACAAGGTCTTCGTCGACATCGCCCGGCGCAGTCAGGTCCTGGTCCGCCGCCAGATGGACGTACTCGACATCGCCCAGGCCAAGCAGAACGATCCCGAACATCTCGAAATGCTGTTCCAGCTGGACCATCTGGCCACGCGCGGCCGGCGCAACGCGGAGAACCTGCTGATTCTCGGTGGCGCGCAACCCGGCCGGCGCTGGCGGGAATCGGTCGCGGTGGAGCAGATCGTCCGCAGCGCCGCCTCCGAGACCCAGGACTTCGCACGGGTCAGCGCGATCCGGCTACCCGACGCCTGGGTGCACGGCAACGCGGTGGCCGACCTCATCCACCTGCTGGCCGAGCTGATCGACAACGCCACCCTGTTCTCGCCACCCGAGGCCCCGGTGACCGTGCACGGCAACCCGGTGAGCCGCGGCATGGTCATCGAGATCATGGACCAGGGCCTCGGCATCCGGTTCGACGAACGGGAACGTCTCAACGAACTGCTCGCCAGCCCACCCGAATTCGAGGAGATGACGCTCGCCGGGCACCGGTATCTCGGCCTGTTCGTGGTCGGGCGGCTGGCCCGACGGCTCGGCGTCACGGTCAGCCTGCACCAATCGGCCTACGGCGGAGTCAACGCCATCGTCCTGATTCCGAGCGAGATCATGGACACCGTTGCCCCCGAACGTGATTCCGCCCCCGTCGAAACCGGTCGCGCCGCCGGACGGGCGACGGTGCCGCAGCCGGTGACCGACGCGGTGCCGCCGATGCCCGGATCGACCGTCCCGCAACTGCCCCCGTGGCCGGTCGCCACGCCGACAGCCGAAACCGATTCGCCGGCAGCGGATTCCGGCATCGACCGGTCCGCGGCGCCGGTGCTGCGGCCGTCGCGGCGCAGCCGCACCCCGCTGCCCAAACGGCAGCGGCTGACCCATCTCGCACCCGAACTGCGGCCGGACCCCGCGCCCGGACAGACCGCCGCGGCCGAATCACCGGCCGATCGGCGTCCGCCGGAGGAGATCCGCCACTCCATGGCGGCCTTCCAGCGCGGCACCCGCCGGGCCCGCGAGACCACCGCACGCACCGAACACGAGAACGGACGGTCGGAACATGAGCACTGA